GCCATCGACTGTCACCGCGAGGCCGCCGATCGTGAACCCCGAGTACATCGCGCGCCCGAGCGACAAATCGAACACCGCCCACGGGCCATTGTCCTGCGGCGCGAGGAATTCCGGCTGCTTGTGGAAATCGGGATCCTCACCGGCGGCGGCGAACTCGTTGTAGCGGTCCAGCGTGGCCGCGAGGTTGCCGGCCGGGATGCCGAGCGCGGTTTCCATTTCCGCGATCGTCTCGTAACCGTCGAGGAACCGGATCAGCGGCATCGCCGGCATCTCGGTGTGTGCCTCGTCGACGATCAGGTATGCGGTCTGCTCGGGCTGCTCGAGCACGAACGCCGAAGTGCGCGAATGGTAGGAGTCCTCGGTGACGAAGCGCTTGCCCTCCTTGTTGACGATGATGCCGGTCAGCAGGACCTCGGGCGGATAGGCCGCCGCGGTGATGAACAACTCGTCCATGTTCTTGGTGGCCCCGCCCGCCGAGACCCCCATCCGGATGGACAGGCCATCGTCGTTGGGGTTGCCCAGGATGTAGGGCGCCGCCAGGCCGTGATGCTTGGTGCGCCTTGGCTGACCCAAGGCGGGAGTGTGCTCGGCAACCATCTCCGTATTCATCGCGAACCCACCGGCCGCGATGATGACGGCCTTGGCCTTGATGGCCCCCGTCTCGGTGAAGTGCTTCCAGGCGACGCCGACCACGGCGCCGTCGTCGTCCAGGACGAGGTTGGTCGCCCCCGTCTCGTAGCGGGTCTGCACGCCCAGCGCGTCGGCGCGTTTCACCAGGAGGTCGATGACCATGGCCGCGCCGCCCAGCTCGCCGGGGACCGGCACGGAGTGCCCGCGCGGCGCGGGCTTGGCCCGCTCGCAGAAGGGCCAGACTTTTTCGTTGCCCGTGTAGCTGAGGCCCTCGGTGCCCGGCGGCACGACCACTTTGCCCGGGTAGTAGCTGCGCTCGAACTGAAAACCCAAGTCTTCCAGCCAGTTGAAATGCTCGACGCTGCCGTCGCAGTAGGCGCGGATCTTGTCGAGTTCGGGCTCACGCGACACCTCGACGAGGTACTTGTACATCTCCTCGGCGGAGTCGTCCTGACCGGTGGCCTGCTGCACCGCGGTCCCGCCGCCGAGGTAAAAGTGGCCTCCCGCAAGCGAAGTGGTGCCGCCTGCTGCGGCCGCCCGTTCGAGTATCAGCACCTGCGCACCCTCGGCCGCCGCGCTGACCGCGGCGCAGCCGCCGGCGATGCCGAAGCCGATCACCAACACGTCGACCTCGTCGGACCACGACGTCACGTCGTTGGCACTGAGGGTTGCCGGGATCTCGGTGCTCATTGGCGCCACTCCTCCTCATCGCTGCGCTCTGCATCGTCGCCGGCGCTGCTCATTGGTGCTGCTTTTGTTTGATGTAGTCGTAAAACGCCCTCATTTCGGGCGTGACGTACGCGAACTCCACGAACGGCACACCCGCCTGCGGCGCCGCGACGTAGGCGAACTGGATTCCGCCCGGCATCACGCCCTGCTGCACGACCGCGGCACCTCGCTCAGCGGCCTGAACCAACGCCGCGTCGAATTGCTCGGGGCTTTCGGCCTCCATGCAGACGTGGTGCAAACCCGGACCGCACTCGCGCAAAAAGTCACTATAGATGTTCTCGCCGCGCACCGGTTGGATCAGCTCTAGCTGCATGTCGCCGAGGTAGCTCAGGGAGATGCTGGCGACGAAATCGGCGGGCGCGCCATGGTAGCTGCAGGCGTCCGGAGCAAAGTGCACGTCGGGAATGCGCACCCACTCCCGCACGCCTAACAAGCCGGTGAGCGCCGTTTCTGTGGCGTCGAGGTCGGCGGTAACCCAGGCGATCTGCGTCGGGGATTCAACGGGAAGCGTCATCGCCTCGCAGAATAGTCCAGCCGCCGGGCGGCCAGAAAGGGGCCGAACGACTTTGCCGTGCCGAGCCCTTCCGCGCCAGAAATCCCGGGGTGAACACGTTCTAATTCCGCATCGTCGATGACCCTCGCGGCATCAGTGTTGGCTCAGCACGTCCACCAGCAGCCGGACCTGGGTGTCGAAGATCGCTTCCGGGTCGGTGAGGGTGTCCGCGCCGTATTGCCCGAACACCTCGAGGCTGATCGCACCGAGCACACCGGCCCATAGCAAGAAGCACTTGGTAAGCACCTGATCATCGCCGGGGAAGCCGAATTCGTGCCGGATCCGTTCGAAGTCCGACGACATCGGTTGTGGCGCAAGATCATTGGTCAGCCGGATGTCCCCGGTCGCTATTCCGGCCGCGACGGCGTCGAACAGCGCGGCGACGACCCGGGTGCCGACGGCGATCGTGCGCTCCGGGGGTGCGTGATATCCCGGGACCGGGCTGCCGTACAGCAGTGCCCAGCACGCCGGGTGCGCGACGGCCCACCGCCGGGTCGCCCGCGCGATGGCGATGACGTCGTCGCTCCACAGTTCCCCCACGGTTTCGCGGGCGCATTCGACGGTGTCGGCCAGGTCGGAATAGGCGTCGACCAGCAGCAGGGTGAGCAGCTCGTCGCGGCTGGAGACGTAGCGGTACACCGCCGAGGACACCATGCCCAGGTCACGGGCTATCGCGCGCACCGATAATCCGCCCGCGCCGCGCTCGACGAGCTGGCGGCGACCGAGTTCGATGATGCGCGCCTCGATCTGCTCGCGTGACTCCCGGCGTTTGCCCACGCGGTCAGTCTGACACAACCGAGAACACTGCTCTTGATTTCCGGGCCGGGTTGTGGCAGCTTCAACGGAAGAGAGAGCGCCGCTCTCTAAAGATCCGACGAAAATTCGCCGAGAGGACCCGCCATGTCCACGCGTTATGAGGAGCCGAACCGGGCCGCTCGCGCGGCCAACGTCGCGATCCGCTGGCTTGCCGACGCCGGGATCAGCATCGCCGGGACCCGCGCGTTACGCGTTCGCGGCCGCAAGACCGGCAAGCAGCGCGCGGTCGTGATCAACCTCCTGCGCGTGGACGGCGTGGACTACCTGGTCTCACCGCGCGGCAATACCCAGTGGGCCCGCAACGTCCGGGCCGCGGCTGTCGTCGAGCTGGGCCCGCGCTGGCGCCGGCAACGTGTTCGGGCCAGCGAGGTCGACGACACGGTCAAGCCCGAACTGCTGAGGCGTTACCTGGGGCGGTGGTACTGGCAGGTCAAGGATTACGTCGCCGGGCTGACACCGGACAGTAGCGACGAGCAGTTGCGCGCCGCGGCGCCCACGATTCCGGTGTTCGCGCTGACCAAGTCGAGCTGACAGGACCCGCCTACCGGACGTTGTCTCGCACCCCGAGGTCTTGGCGAACCTCCTCCGACGTGGCCCGCCACGACACCGCCGCGGGATAGTCCCCCCAGACGCTGTTGAAGATGCCGACCAACTGTCCCGGGCCGCCATTGGGCGCCAGATACACCGGCCCGCCGGAATCCCCGTTGTGGCTCTGCACGCCGTTGGTCATGGTGAACCAGCCGTTGTTCACGCTCTGCACCGTGCCGCAGGTTTCGCCGGTGATCACGCCGTAATGGCAGATCGGCTGACCGGGCGTCAGTGCCGGCGCGGGGTCGGAGACCAGCGGACGACCGCCCGGCAGGACGTTGTTCGCCGTGACGTCGTTGTCCAGCACGATCGCCTCGTAGTCGCTGATCACCTGGCTCGTGGACACCGTCGTCCCGCTGGGGGTGTTGTCCCGGAATGCGGCCAGGCGGCCGATGACGGTCCCGCCCCGGTCCGTGACCACTCCGCCCCCGCCCCGGCAGTGGCCCGCGGTGAAGGCGATCTTCAGGCTGGGGTCGACATACCCCAACGTGCAGACGCGGTTGTCCTGGCGGATCTCCATGCCCGGATACACCAGGACGTCGGCCTTTGCGGGCGCAGCGGGCAGCGAGGAGGCGAGCGCGGCGACAGTAACCGACGCGGCGAATGCGCGGGTTGCCAGGCGATGCACCATGAACTCCGATCCATCGGGCGGATACCGACGGGAGGTCGAGGTTACGGCGTAACCGTCCTCCCCGTTCAGCTTTTCGCGCCGCGCAGCGCCGATGTTACAGAGAGGTCACGAGCGAGGCGGTGGCCTCGGTTCGACCAGCGGCGCGCGGCGCCCAGCCGGGCGGGCCGAACACGTAGCCCAACCGGTCCCTCAGCCGGTTCGCCGTGCGCCAGTCGCGGGCGATCGCGACGTATTCGCGCGTCTGCAGCTTCCAGATGTTGAAGGTGTCGACCTGCTTCGTCAGGCCGTAGAGCGGGCGGAACAGCTCGGGCTGGAAGGTGCCGAACAGCCGGTCCCAGATGATGAAGATGCCGCCGTAGTTTTTATCGAGGTACACCTTGTCCATTCCGTGGTGCACCCGGTGATGCGACGGTGTGTTGAAGACGAACTCGAAGGGCCGCGGCATCTTGTCGATGCGCTCGGTGTGGATCCAGAACTGGTAGATCAAGTTCACCGAGAAGGCGAAAAACACCATCCAGGGTGGAATTCCCAACAGCGGCAACGGAATCCACATCAAGATCTCGCCGCTGTTGTTCCATTTCTGGCGCAGCGCGGTGGCGAAGTTGTAGTACTCGCTGGAGTGGTGGGCCTGGTGCGTCGCCCAGATCAACCGCACCCGGTGGGCGGTCCGGTGGTAGGCGTAGTACAGCAGGTCCACGCCGAGAATCGCGATCACCCAGGTGTACCAGCGGGTCGCCGAAAGGTGCCACGGCGCAACGTAGGCATAGATGGCGGCATAGCCGAGCAGGGCGAGGGTCTTCCAGGCGGCGGTGGTCGCCACCGACACCAGCCCCATCGAGATGCTGGTCAGCGAGTCGCGGGCGCGGTGCGCCCCCGAGGCCGGGCGCGCCTCGAGGTGTTCCAGTTTGCGGGCGGCGGTCCATTCGAGGGTCAGCAGCAACAGGAAGAACGGAACGGCGACCAGCACGGGGTCCCGCATCTGCGGGGGCAGCGCGGACACGAAGCCGGAAAGGGCACTCACACAGGTAAGACTACGACGTACACCGCGACGCTCAGCGACGATCGTCGGACTGCACGTCGTTCCCGGCGTACCACTGGACCGCCCGCACTCCGGGCAGCAGGGAGAGCTCCGCCACCAGGCGCTCCAGCCGGGCCGGGGCGTCACCATCCATCAGCAGGTGGGCGGTCAAGGTGATCTCGTCGTCGGCCGGGTGGCCCGTGTGGATCCCGCGAAGCGTGATGTCATTGCCGCCGGCATGCTGGACGATTTGGGCGCGCGCGTATTTCTCGTGCTTGGGGCGGGAGACCACCTGCACCAGATAAGGCAGCAGGCTTTCGTCTTCGTCGGCACTGTTGTCGCGGTCGATCAACCGGCCCAGCGGACGCCCCAGCACGTGAATGCCGATGACCGTGCCGGTGCCGATCAACGCGAAGACCAGATGCCCGGACGCGGCCAGCACGCCGATGGCCGCCGAGCACCACAGGGTGGCGGCGGTGTTGAGGCCCCGGACGTTGACGCCCTCTCGCAGGATCACGCCACCGCCGAGGAAGCCGATACCGGACACCACATAGGAGGCGACCCGGGTGGGGCTGGAATCCGACGTGGCCGCCGCGTACAGGACGAACAGCGTCGCGCCTCCGGCCACCAGCGCGTTGGTGCGCAGGCCGGCCCGGCGGGCCCGCCACTGCCGCTCCAGGCCGATCAGTGCGCCGCACCCCACGCCGACGCCGAGGCGTAGCGCGAAATCGACGGCGCTCATCGTTTCCACGACACGCTCCTTCCCGGATGGCAGACGGCGAAGGGAGCTAACCAAATCCGGGTTAACCGCAAGTGGAGCCCAACCGAACCGCTGGCGTCGGGCGTCTTCCCCGGCGGGCGGCGAGTCTCAGGCTAACCGGCCTTGGGGGCGATGTGGTGCGGGCAGTAGGCGCTCGATGCGAGTGCCGCGAATTTGGCGGCGGCGTCCATCGTCATGCCGGGGTTCTGGTCCTTGATGTCGCTGACGACCTGCAAACCGGTTTCGCCCCGGCCCATCAACCCGCATACGGCTTTGGCGGATGTGATGACTTGGCTGGGGTTGCTGTAGGTGATGCCGGAGTTGCTGAGGTTGGCCAAAAACGCCGCATCGTCGCCCTCGGGCTCGGCGTGCGCGGGCGCCGCGAAACCGATCACTGCGACGGCGCCGAGCAGCGCAACGAGATTTTTCATGCCGATCCCGCCTTTCCGAGGCCGTCGGGCACGGTCATTTTGGGCTTGTCTCCGCTGGACACGTGCACCGCATGGATGCCGGGCTTTTTCGACAGGCGGTCGAGCAGATCGTCGAGTCCGGCCTTGTCGACGTTCCAGTGCTGCACGGCTTCCGGTTGCTTTTGCAGCTTGGCGATGACGTCGTCGAGTTTGACGGGCTCGGCGGGCGTCGCCGCTCCCCCGGCGCGGGCCCGGACGCCCCGGGCGCTGACGACGTGCGGCGTGACGGAGCCGAGAGCTCCTCCGGTCAGGCTTCCCAGTGCCATCTGGCCGAGCAGGCTGCCCGGGATTCCGGCCGCGGGCGCCGCGGCGATGCCGGCGCTCGGCGCCAGGCCGCTGGCCAACCGGATGGCCGGGGTCGCCGACGCCCACGTCGGCGGCACCGATAGCTTGCCCACCACGTTCGCCTCGCCCATGCCTGCCGATGCCGCGCTGGTCAGCCCCGCGCCGGCCGACCGCATGCCGAGCCCGGCTCCCAGCGCGGACTTCGGGATGTCCATGCCCTCGACGGGCAGGTTGTAGAAGTATTTGAACTCCGTCATGGCGAGGTTGAACGGGGCCAGGGCTTCGCTGGCTACCGTGTTGAACCGGCCGATGTCGGCGAGGATCCCGAAGGTGTTCTGCCATGTCGTGCCCGCCAGGGGGGACCCGGTCAGGGTGTTGAGCACCTGGTCCCAGAACTCCATGTAACCGCGGGACGCGTTGCCGATGGCCTCGAGCAAGTCGCTGATGATGCCCGAGGGTGGGGCCGCCGCGTCCGCGGCCGTGGCGCTGGCGCTCGCCACGCCGGTGGCCTCGCCCAGCGCGGCCGCCTGGGCGGCGATCCCCGTCTGGTTGGTGGTCTGCGGTGGCTCGGGGAACGGCGCCAGCCGCGTGGCGGCCGCGGACGCGCTGGCGTAGGCGTACATCGCGGCGGCGTCCTGGGCCCACATTTCCCCGTATTCGGCCTCGGTGGCGGCGATCGCGGCGGTGTTCTGCCCGAAAACGTTGGTAGCCAACAGCGTTGCGAGCCGGACACGGTTGGCCGCGATCTCGGGTGGCGGCACCACCGCCGCGAACGCGCTCTCGTAGGCGCCCGCGGCCGCCGTGGCTTGGACGGCCGCCGTCTTAGCCTGCGCCGACGTCGCCGACATCCACGCCACGTACGGCGCGGCCGCGGCGGCCATGGCGGCGGCAGACGGGCCGGCCCACGCCTCGCTGGCCAGACCCTCGACAATCGACCCGTAGGACGACGCCGTGGACTGCAGTTCGGCCGCCAGCGCGTCCCACGCCGCGGCGGCCGCCAGCATCGGTCCCACCCCCGGACCCGTGTACATCTGGCCGGAGGTGATTTCGGGGGGCTGGAGCGCGAACGTCATCGGCATGGCCTTCCCGCGCCCGTCGGGCCGATGGCCGCCACGGACCGACCGGGGGTGCTGGCAAACATCCCGTGCCTCGCCGGCGTTTGCGGCGGTGAGGTCACAGGAGACATTGGTCGTTCCCCCCGGTCGGGTGCGGCGATGCCAGTGGTGTCATGTCGAACGCCCATCAATCCGCCGGCACCACGATGATCGTGGCGGTGGTCGCGACGCCATCGGCGGCCGCTGCGGCGACGCCGGTCGTGCCGTTGCTGACGGTGCGCACGCCCGCGCCCGCGAGCGCGCGTCCGGCCACACTCGCCATGGCCATCTCGCCGAACATGGCCCCGTGCGACGTGGCGGTCATCGCCGGGACGGCGCCCAAGCTCGCGCCCGGCAGTACCGAGGCGACCGTTCTCATCACGGGCGCGGCCGTGGCCCAGCCCTGCGGGACCGACAGCGACCCGACCAGGGTCGCGCGGCCCATCGACCCGGCCACGCCCCCGATCTCTGGTGTCACCGCGGAGACGTAGCCGCCCCGCAGCGGCGCCAGCGGCGACAATCCCCCGGCGATGTCCTTCCCACCGCCAAGCAGTTCGGCCACGCCCGGCACGTTTTGGGCTACACCGAGGGGCTGGAGGGCAAACAGGAACCAGCCGCCGGGCACGATGAGAGCCCCGATGGGGCTGTAAGCGCCGGTGACGGCGGCGAAAAAGGGGCGCAGCGCGGCCGTGATGGGATAGATCGCTTCGATGATCGATGCCGCCGGCGTCGCCGCCGCTGCCGACGGGGTCGTCGCCAGGCCTTGCAGCATCGTCGGCGTCACGTTGATCAGCTCCGACAGCTGGGATGGGATGTCCGAGGCGGCACCTTGCGCGATCGCTGCGGATTGCCTTGCCGCCGCGGACGAATCGGTGGTCTGCGGTGGCTCGGTGAACGGCGTCAGCTGTGTGGCCGCGGCCGACGAGGCGGCGTAGGCGTACATCGCGACGGCATCCTGGGCCCACATTTCGGCGTACTCGGCTTCGGCCGCCGCGATGGCCGCGGTGTTCTGGCCGATGATGTTTGTGGCGATCAGCGTCATCAACAGGCTGCGGTTGGCGGCGATCACCGGTGGGGGCACCGTCGCGGCGAACGCGGTCTCGTAGGCTGCGGCGGCGAGCCCGGCCTGCGTCGCCACCTGCTCCGCCTGCGCGGCCGTCGTCGTGGCCCACGCCACGTAAGGTGCGGCCGCGGCACTCATCGCCGTCGCTGCCGGTCCCAGCCAGGACCCCACGGTCATGCCGGCGATCGCCGAGCTGTAGGCCGCCGCATAGGAATACAGTTCGGCTCCCAGCGCATCCCATGCCGCGGCGGCCGCCAGCAAGGGTCCCGATCCGGCCCCCACGTACATCCGTCCTGAATTGACCTCTGGCGGCAGCGCCCCGAAGTCCACCCGTCGCCTCCCGTCCTGCTCTGGTGCCAGGGTAGGGACGAACATGGGGCCATTTCGCAAATGAGCTGCGGCTCAAATGGAATTCATGAGATTTGCCGGTGGAGCATATGTATATTCCATGTGTTTTACCGGCAGCGCTCT
The sequence above is drawn from the Mycobacterium marseillense genome and encodes:
- a CDS encoding PPE family protein, SVP subgroup, with product MDFGALPPEVNSGRMYVGAGSGPLLAAAAAWDALGAELYSYAAAYSSAIAGMTVGSWLGPAATAMSAAAAPYVAWATTTAAQAEQVATQAGLAAAAYETAFAATVPPPVIAANRSLLMTLIATNIIGQNTAAIAAAEAEYAEMWAQDAVAMYAYAASSAAATQLTPFTEPPQTTDSSAAARQSAAIAQGAASDIPSQLSELINVTPTMLQGLATTPSAAAATPAASIIEAIYPITAALRPFFAAVTGAYSPIGALIVPGGWFLFALQPLGVAQNVPGVAELLGGGKDIAGGLSPLAPLRGGYVSAVTPEIGGVAGSMGRATLVGSLSVPQGWATAAPVMRTVASVLPGASLGAVPAMTATSHGAMFGEMAMASVAGRALAGAGVRTVSNGTTGVAAAAADGVATTATIIVVPAD
- a CDS encoding DUF732 domain-containing protein, whose protein sequence is MKNLVALLGAVAVIGFAAPAHAEPEGDDAAFLANLSNSGITYSNPSQVITSAKAVCGLMGRGETGLQVVSDIKDQNPGMTMDAAAKFAALASSAYCPHHIAPKAG
- a CDS encoding TetR/AcrR family transcriptional regulator, whose translation is MGKRRESREQIEARIIELGRRQLVERGAGGLSVRAIARDLGMVSSAVYRYVSSRDELLTLLLVDAYSDLADTVECARETVGELWSDDVIAIARATRRWAVAHPACWALLYGSPVPGYHAPPERTIAVGTRVVAALFDAVAAGIATGDIRLTNDLAPQPMSSDFERIRHEFGFPGDDQVLTKCFLLWAGVLGAISLEVFGQYGADTLTDPEAIFDTQVRLLVDVLSQH
- a CDS encoding VOC family protein; translation: MTLPVESPTQIAWVTADLDATETALTGLLGVREWVRIPDVHFAPDACSYHGAPADFVASISLSYLGDMQLELIQPVRGENIYSDFLRECGPGLHHVCMEAESPEQFDAALVQAAERGAAVVQQGVMPGGIQFAYVAAPQAGVPFVEFAYVTPEMRAFYDYIKQKQHQ
- a CDS encoding FAD-binding protein, whose product is MSTEIPATLSANDVTSWSDEVDVLVIGFGIAGGCAAVSAAAEGAQVLILERAAAAGGTTSLAGGHFYLGGGTAVQQATGQDDSAEEMYKYLVEVSREPELDKIRAYCDGSVEHFNWLEDLGFQFERSYYPGKVVVPPGTEGLSYTGNEKVWPFCERAKPAPRGHSVPVPGELGGAAMVIDLLVKRADALGVQTRYETGATNLVLDDDGAVVGVAWKHFTETGAIKAKAVIIAAGGFAMNTEMVAEHTPALGQPRRTKHHGLAAPYILGNPNDDGLSIRMGVSAGGATKNMDELFITAAAYPPEVLLTGIIVNKEGKRFVTEDSYHSRTSAFVLEQPEQTAYLIVDEAHTEMPAMPLIRFLDGYETIAEMETALGIPAGNLAATLDRYNEFAAAGEDPDFHKQPEFLAPQDNGPWAVFDLSLGRAMYSGFTIGGLAVTVDGEVQRADGTVVPGLYAAGACASNLAQDGKGYASGTQLGEGSFFGRRAGAHAARRSAGA
- a CDS encoding nitroreductase/quinone reductase family protein, with the protein product MSTRYEEPNRAARAANVAIRWLADAGISIAGTRALRVRGRKTGKQRAVVINLLRVDGVDYLVSPRGNTQWARNVRAAAVVELGPRWRRQRVRASEVDDTVKPELLRRYLGRWYWQVKDYVAGLTPDSSDEQLRAAAPTIPVFALTKSS
- a CDS encoding sterol desaturase family protein, which translates into the protein MSALSGFVSALPPQMRDPVLVAVPFFLLLLTLEWTAARKLEHLEARPASGAHRARDSLTSISMGLVSVATTAAWKTLALLGYAAIYAYVAPWHLSATRWYTWVIAILGVDLLYYAYHRTAHRVRLIWATHQAHHSSEYYNFATALRQKWNNSGEILMWIPLPLLGIPPWMVFFAFSVNLIYQFWIHTERIDKMPRPFEFVFNTPSHHRVHHGMDKVYLDKNYGGIFIIWDRLFGTFQPELFRPLYGLTKQVDTFNIWKLQTREYVAIARDWRTANRLRDRLGYVFGPPGWAPRAAGRTEATASLVTSL
- a CDS encoding MgtC/SapB family protein gives rise to the protein MSAVDFALRLGVGVGCGALIGLERQWRARRAGLRTNALVAGGATLFVLYAAATSDSSPTRVASYVVSGIGFLGGGVILREGVNVRGLNTAATLWCSAAIGVLAASGHLVFALIGTGTVIGIHVLGRPLGRLIDRDNSADEDESLLPYLVQVVSRPKHEKYARAQIVQHAGGNDITLRGIHTGHPADDEITLTAHLLMDGDAPARLERLVAELSLLPGVRAVQWYAGNDVQSDDRR
- a CDS encoding PPE family protein, giving the protein MTFALQPPEITSGQMYTGPGVGPMLAAAAAWDALAAELQSTASSYGSIVEGLASEAWAGPSAAAMAAAAAPYVAWMSATSAQAKTAAVQATAAAGAYESAFAAVVPPPEIAANRVRLATLLATNVFGQNTAAIAATEAEYGEMWAQDAAAMYAYASASAAATRLAPFPEPPQTTNQTGIAAQAAALGEATGVASASATAADAAAPPSGIISDLLEAIGNASRGYMEFWDQVLNTLTGSPLAGTTWQNTFGILADIGRFNTVASEALAPFNLAMTEFKYFYNLPVEGMDIPKSALGAGLGMRSAGAGLTSAASAGMGEANVVGKLSVPPTWASATPAIRLASGLAPSAGIAAAPAAGIPGSLLGQMALGSLTGGALGSVTPHVVSARGVRARAGGAATPAEPVKLDDVIAKLQKQPEAVQHWNVDKAGLDDLLDRLSKKPGIHAVHVSSGDKPKMTVPDGLGKAGSA